In Alteromonas mediterranea DE, a single genomic region encodes these proteins:
- a CDS encoding AAA family ATPase, with protein MLIKSLSLKNFQCYCGELDQNHFCFKNGLNLIIGNNGNGKSKVFDGFYWVLYDQIFDTDIRQFTPTSVYGEKLISDKVTRNCEVGDTATAEACLVVESSQGREYRLTRVFHCTKLSDTEWMKERSILLIEEKKTNRWTTSNETPDSVLNRVIPPHIKPYMWFQGEQVDGLMDLTQKSSLAKIIKLLSDINFYDELVEITHKGAEKSSKSLLKNQKSLSKNKEESDRLEKEFNDNLREIKNLEDDKKLANENYTNAQSKINDLLNKIDDAEEKQKLKIERANLEIKLKANEDSVIEKRKSFTSKMFHDYWILKFSKPSLEKFGRKYKEYFEKHQQIVNQNQQTSFKLPLNVPQPMHLHGMLESETCYVCNRKAEKGSDAYQHIEELVNRSSSVTKSPFECDCSEYYDHLYTKSIRFYQHIETTNERISEQFDTISSLEADILENKSRLDTINAELEGLLENDSSEDVVSEFRRAQSNVERFGAEQKDIENKLNRLSTNQEKIKKSLEKLTLGKVDLALVNAEKVFASLARIAKSTREEVYTQIVLELESKANKIFEEMTSSNMSFKGRIRLKRLDNGAYKAEIVDQEGYSVTGSNDSNIVLVKLALIMAILTARARWSDNFTLISDAPTSKMAHEYSTGFYKALSSNFSQSIVMTYDFIEPEDRAKFIMENKQNIGSIHILNSKYASGNMNDRTDLETSIEEVVL; from the coding sequence ATGTTAATAAAAAGTTTATCGCTTAAAAATTTTCAATGCTATTGTGGCGAGCTAGATCAGAATCACTTTTGCTTCAAAAACGGCCTAAACCTAATTATTGGTAATAATGGAAATGGCAAATCTAAAGTTTTTGATGGTTTTTATTGGGTCTTATATGACCAAATCTTTGACACTGACATACGACAGTTTACCCCTACGAGTGTATATGGTGAAAAGTTAATATCAGATAAAGTTACTAGAAACTGTGAGGTAGGTGACACAGCTACTGCCGAAGCATGTCTCGTAGTAGAGAGTAGTCAAGGCAGAGAGTACAGGCTTACTCGAGTATTTCATTGCACAAAGCTCTCAGATACTGAATGGATGAAAGAGCGGTCTATCCTTTTGATCGAAGAGAAAAAAACAAATAGATGGACTACATCAAATGAGACACCTGATTCAGTATTAAATAGGGTCATTCCCCCACACATCAAACCTTATATGTGGTTTCAGGGTGAACAAGTTGACGGCCTAATGGATTTAACGCAAAAAAGTTCATTAGCCAAAATAATAAAGCTGCTATCCGACATAAACTTTTACGATGAACTCGTTGAAATCACGCATAAAGGTGCTGAGAAATCATCTAAAAGCTTATTAAAAAACCAAAAAAGCTTAAGTAAAAACAAAGAAGAATCTGATAGACTTGAAAAAGAATTTAACGATAACTTAAGAGAAATAAAAAATCTCGAAGATGACAAAAAATTAGCGAATGAGAATTACACCAATGCGCAATCAAAGATAAACGATCTTTTAAATAAAATTGATGATGCGGAAGAAAAACAAAAATTAAAAATTGAAAGAGCTAACCTTGAAATAAAATTAAAAGCCAATGAAGACTCTGTAATTGAAAAAAGGAAGAGCTTCACCAGCAAAATGTTCCATGACTACTGGATTCTTAAGTTTAGCAAACCATCACTAGAAAAATTTGGTCGCAAATATAAAGAATATTTTGAAAAACACCAGCAGATTGTTAATCAAAATCAACAAACTTCATTTAAGCTTCCCCTTAATGTACCGCAGCCCATGCACCTGCACGGGATGCTAGAAAGTGAGACTTGTTACGTTTGTAATAGGAAGGCAGAAAAGGGAAGCGATGCCTACCAACACATAGAAGAGTTAGTTAACCGCAGTAGTAGTGTAACAAAGTCGCCGTTTGAGTGTGACTGCTCCGAATATTATGACCATCTATACACTAAAAGCATTCGATTTTATCAACATATTGAGACTACGAATGAACGAATTTCAGAGCAATTCGACACAATTTCGAGTCTTGAGGCTGATATTCTTGAAAATAAAAGTAGATTGGACACTATAAATGCAGAGCTTGAAGGTTTATTAGAAAACGATAGCTCTGAAGATGTTGTAAGTGAATTTAGACGTGCTCAAAGCAATGTGGAAAGATTCGGAGCAGAGCAAAAAGATATTGAAAATAAACTCAATCGCCTCAGCACGAATCAGGAAAAAATCAAAAAATCATTAGAAAAACTGACATTAGGTAAAGTTGATTTAGCTTTAGTGAATGCTGAAAAAGTTTTTGCTTCGCTAGCTAGAATCGCAAAATCTACTAGAGAAGAGGTTTATACACAGATCGTCTTAGAGCTAGAGAGTAAAGCAAACAAAATCTTTGAGGAAATGACGTCCTCCAACATGTCCTTTAAAGGTAGAATTAGGTTAAAGCGCCTTGATAACGGTGCATATAAAGCTGAAATAGTTGACCAAGAAGGTTACTCTGTTACAGGAAGCAATGATTCTAATATTGTTTTGGTGAAACTCGCGCTAATCATGGCTATCTTGACGGCTAGAGCCAGGTGGAGTGACAACTTCACTTTAATTTCTGATGCGCCCACGTCAAAGATGGCACACGAATACTCCACAGGCTTCTATAAGGCTTTAAGCTCGAATTTTTCTCAGTCTATCGTTATGACTTATGATTTTATCGAACCAGAAGATAGGGCTAAGTTCATAATGGAAAACAAACAAAACATTGGTTCAATTCACATACTCAATTCCAAATACGCTAGTGGAAATATGAATGACAGAACGGACTTAGAAACCTCTATAGAGGAAGTTGTTTTATGA
- a CDS encoding DEAD/DEAH box helicase family protein, with translation MSSSFRDLVFPKSFEYTTDGQNLPIEFYLDVIPLSKSIHLKLGYFSSKALRLLSCALAQFIYRGGTLNIVSNHFVYGEDRALFSEDSLLSEELDLKNLVHIKSALTTSEEHFFNCLKYLRKQGRLRIVPVMLKPARMTHFKQGVFTDHFDNEIFMDGSCNFTANGLLENAETLSVFRLWASTFEQSKGQGKKSEIEAILNKENGQYRYLDESQLLDAVETLGEDKSLVELLANEAKLLEASSDKFFNISRKLKEAAANLEKQIEEYNETPRFPFETGPREYQKEAYSNWKQNDFKGIFLMATGTGKTITALNCLLNIYEMEGYYQSVILVPGKTLLKQWIGEAKSFNFRNIIPCSSEFKTWEQDLNKLQSNLRFNKKKSFVLITTYTTFSSEKFQRYFTKIPSPALLIADEAHAFGSPKLKTILEKLHIERRIALSATIKRQFDEDGNQAIEHAFNSRHPYTYNFPMSKAIQEGVLCKYDYFPHFVQLNEQENEEYYATSKELLKYFDFETNRFKDSEYVQMLLIKRKRIIHKAEDKLRVFKSILAKHKAKYKTLSFSFVYAPEGDYESEDTEQKNILDEFIRVYETNYPNYKAHAFTGKTESRDLTMQHFQNGIIDTLFSMKCLDEGVDVPRTELAIFCASSGNPRQFVQRRGRVLRKHKDKHVALIHDMVVIPPPPSDPDTFRFERKILKDEIVRVVYFASLARNYSNVMSLFEPICKQYQIDLYGLQDEIEDFQ, from the coding sequence GTGAGCAGTAGTTTCCGCGATTTAGTTTTCCCTAAAAGTTTTGAGTACACTACAGACGGTCAAAACCTTCCTATAGAGTTTTACCTTGATGTAATTCCACTTAGTAAATCTATCCATCTAAAATTAGGTTACTTTAGTTCAAAAGCCCTAAGACTCCTTTCTTGTGCGCTCGCGCAGTTCATTTATCGCGGTGGTACATTGAATATAGTTTCAAACCACTTTGTATACGGTGAAGATAGAGCATTGTTCAGTGAAGACTCCTTACTCTCTGAAGAACTCGATTTAAAAAACTTAGTCCATATAAAAAGTGCGCTGACAACAAGTGAGGAGCACTTTTTCAATTGCTTAAAATATCTGCGCAAACAAGGAAGACTGAGAATTGTTCCCGTTATGCTGAAACCAGCGAGAATGACTCACTTTAAACAAGGTGTATTCACCGATCATTTTGATAATGAAATCTTTATGGATGGTAGCTGTAACTTTACGGCTAATGGGCTATTGGAAAATGCTGAAACTCTGTCCGTTTTTAGACTATGGGCTAGTACTTTTGAACAAAGTAAAGGACAGGGTAAGAAGTCTGAAATAGAAGCTATCCTAAATAAAGAAAATGGCCAATATCGCTATTTAGATGAATCGCAATTATTAGACGCTGTCGAGACACTAGGTGAAGATAAAAGTTTAGTGGAGCTACTCGCTAATGAAGCAAAGTTGTTAGAAGCTAGTTCTGATAAGTTTTTTAATATTAGTCGAAAATTAAAGGAAGCAGCAGCAAACCTAGAAAAACAGATAGAAGAATATAATGAAACTCCACGGTTTCCATTTGAGACCGGGCCTCGAGAGTATCAAAAAGAAGCATATTCTAATTGGAAACAGAATGATTTTAAGGGCATCTTTCTGATGGCTACCGGGACAGGTAAAACCATAACGGCTCTCAACTGTCTTCTGAATATTTATGAAATGGAAGGCTACTACCAATCGGTTATTCTAGTACCAGGAAAAACATTATTAAAGCAGTGGATAGGTGAAGCTAAGTCGTTTAACTTTAGAAACATTATTCCATGTTCGTCTGAATTCAAGACATGGGAGCAAGATTTAAACAAGCTACAAAGTAACTTACGATTTAATAAAAAGAAAAGCTTTGTTTTAATAACTACTTACACTACGTTTTCATCAGAAAAATTTCAGAGATATTTTACAAAAATTCCGTCACCCGCTCTCCTAATAGCAGATGAAGCCCACGCATTTGGAAGCCCAAAGTTAAAAACGATTCTAGAAAAACTCCACATCGAGCGGAGAATTGCACTTTCAGCCACTATTAAACGCCAATTTGACGAAGATGGTAATCAAGCAATAGAGCACGCGTTTAACTCACGGCATCCCTACACGTACAACTTCCCGATGAGCAAAGCGATTCAAGAAGGGGTTTTGTGTAAATATGACTATTTTCCTCATTTTGTTCAGTTAAATGAACAAGAGAACGAAGAATACTATGCAACTAGTAAAGAGCTATTGAAATATTTTGACTTTGAGACAAATCGCTTTAAGGACTCAGAATATGTGCAGATGCTGCTTATAAAACGAAAACGCATCATACACAAAGCTGAAGACAAGCTACGCGTTTTTAAAAGTATCTTAGCCAAGCATAAAGCAAAATACAAAACGCTATCATTTTCGTTTGTGTATGCTCCTGAAGGCGATTACGAAAGTGAAGATACAGAACAAAAGAATATATTGGATGAATTTATCCGCGTGTACGAAACTAACTATCCAAACTATAAAGCACATGCGTTTACCGGTAAAACTGAAAGTAGAGATTTAACAATGCAACACTTTCAAAATGGAATTATAGATACATTATTTTCCATGAAGTGTTTAGATGAAGGTGTTGATGTACCAAGAACGGAACTCGCTATTTTTTGCGCAAGTTCAGGAAACCCGAGGCAGTTTGTTCAAAGACGAGGACGGGTTTTAAGAAAACATAAAGATAAACACGTAGCGCTCATACATGACATGGTTGTTATACCACCTCCTCCATCAGATCCAGACACTTTTAGGTTTGAGCGAAAAATTTTAAAAGATGAGATTGTACGAGTTGTCTACTTTGCATCATTAGCTAGAAACTATTCAAATGTCATGAGCTTATTTGAACCGATTTGCAAACAGTACCAAATTGACTTGTATGGTCTACAAGACGAAATAGAGGATTTTCAATGA
- a CDS encoding DUF4007 family protein: MEPKFSGHETFPLRYGWLFKSANLLNIKGNLSTSSAKDVQEAIVELGVGKNMVSAIRYWSEACSIVKTLKNDASQSLTDIGRYLFLPSVNEGTTRAAGVANDPFLERIGSIWLIHFLLNFDEDVLTSYRYFFNMTAMQSFEKSKLIFDIERDAKVICDKEVKESTIKKDVDCFLHTYASKSLAKGKKNFVIGEEHFASPLIELGLIRDLGKGNYSSILDERPTLPTEIFSFALLRFVFEIKASETAGFDALLSDQCSPGKIFRLSERGLGVQLDNAVKQYPNLLEETDTQGMRQVRVLKTFDENETFQFILDDYYRGSK; encoded by the coding sequence ATGGAACCTAAGTTTTCAGGGCATGAGACTTTCCCGCTTAGATATGGGTGGTTATTTAAATCCGCAAACTTGTTGAATATAAAAGGGAATTTGAGCACTTCGAGTGCTAAAGATGTACAAGAAGCTATTGTCGAACTCGGCGTGGGGAAAAACATGGTGAGTGCTATTCGATACTGGAGTGAAGCTTGCTCTATAGTCAAGACACTTAAAAATGACGCTTCTCAATCGTTAACAGATATCGGAAGATATCTATTTCTTCCTTCAGTTAATGAAGGAACTACGAGAGCCGCGGGAGTTGCGAATGATCCATTTCTTGAGCGAATTGGAAGCATATGGCTTATACACTTCTTACTGAACTTTGATGAGGATGTTCTCACCTCTTATCGCTATTTTTTCAATATGACTGCTATGCAGAGCTTTGAAAAATCAAAGCTTATTTTTGATATTGAACGAGATGCTAAAGTCATATGTGATAAAGAAGTAAAGGAAAGCACTATTAAAAAAGATGTAGATTGCTTCCTTCATACTTACGCAAGTAAGTCGTTAGCGAAAGGTAAAAAAAATTTCGTTATAGGTGAAGAGCACTTTGCTTCACCGTTGATTGAGCTAGGCCTTATACGTGATTTAGGAAAGGGCAACTATTCATCAATTTTAGACGAGCGGCCAACCCTGCCTACCGAAATTTTCTCATTTGCGCTGTTACGTTTTGTCTTCGAAATTAAAGCTTCAGAAACAGCTGGTTTTGATGCGTTGTTATCTGATCAGTGTTCTCCAGGTAAAATATTTAGGCTTTCAGAAAGGGGCCTCGGCGTACAGTTAGACAACGCGGTAAAGCAGTATCCTAATTTGCTTGAAGAGACAGATACGCAGGGAATGCGACAGGTGAGGGTTTTAAAAACGTTCGATGAAAACGAAACCTTCCAATTTATCTTGGATGATTATTACAGAGGCTCGAAGTGA
- a CDS encoding phosphoadenosine phosphosulfate reductase family protein yields the protein MSSEKTLHVLGLSGGKDSAALAMYMRDNYPELDIHYYFTDTGKELPEVNVFIDKLRGYLGKEIIDPYEEVFTSNRKKKDFDYHLDQHKNYLPSPQARWCTIQMKLVPFEQWVKKKIEEEGYTEIVSYVGIRADEPARDGFLTNNVTEEYITIKMPFREDGLNRQDILNILQQADLYSDDEEVQAFRELKLGCNGIEQKLPEELLEQHFEQRLKVIKADEGHPYYKSNINVQTLAKVVSAMDQGKPGYYGWRSRSGCTFCFYQQKIEWLRLMEIYPDAYEEAKGYEKAAEDKRPDGTFYWLGKGTPLSVLEDEERKQMILENHKKRYDRFVKKQERQRARNPLQKIIYFSDVDVMDEIYDQAEGGGACVTCYK from the coding sequence TTGAGTTCAGAAAAAACGTTACACGTGCTAGGCCTCTCTGGGGGTAAGGATAGTGCTGCACTCGCGATGTATATGCGCGACAATTATCCTGAGCTAGATATTCACTATTACTTTACAGATACGGGCAAGGAGCTGCCTGAAGTAAATGTTTTTATTGATAAGCTTCGTGGTTACCTGGGTAAAGAAATCATCGACCCTTATGAAGAAGTGTTTACGTCCAATCGTAAAAAGAAGGACTTCGATTATCACCTAGATCAACATAAAAATTACCTGCCTTCGCCACAAGCGCGCTGGTGTACCATTCAAATGAAATTAGTGCCATTTGAGCAGTGGGTAAAGAAAAAAATCGAGGAAGAAGGTTACACTGAAATAGTATCTTACGTAGGTATCAGGGCTGATGAACCGGCCCGAGACGGCTTTCTTACCAATAACGTTACAGAAGAATACATTACTATCAAGATGCCGTTCAGAGAAGACGGCCTAAATCGCCAAGATATTCTGAATATTTTACAGCAAGCGGATTTATATAGTGATGATGAAGAGGTACAAGCTTTTAGAGAGTTAAAGCTTGGCTGTAATGGTATTGAGCAAAAGCTACCAGAAGAGCTGTTAGAACAACATTTTGAACAGCGATTGAAAGTGATAAAGGCAGACGAAGGTCATCCTTATTATAAATCAAACATAAACGTTCAGACGTTGGCTAAAGTCGTTAGCGCCATGGACCAAGGTAAACCAGGTTATTACGGGTGGCGCTCGCGAAGCGGCTGCACCTTCTGTTTTTATCAACAAAAAATAGAATGGCTTCGCCTGATGGAAATTTATCCTGACGCATATGAAGAAGCTAAAGGATACGAAAAGGCCGCGGAAGATAAGCGACCTGATGGCACATTTTACTGGTTAGGTAAAGGTACCCCTCTCTCGGTTCTTGAAGATGAAGAACGAAAGCAGATGATTCTAGAAAACCATAAAAAGCGTTACGACCGCTTTGTTAAAAAGCAGGAGCGACAACGTGCTAGGAATCCATTGCAAAAGATAATCTATTTTTCTGATGTAGACGTGATGGACGAAATTTATGACCAAGCAGAGGGTGGAGGTGCTTGCGTTACTTGTTATAAATAA
- a CDS encoding cysteine desulfurase family protein, which yields MIYFDSAGSFPVLDEVKEKVIGAFNLHYANPSSDHAAGAMAANELERVREKIAESIGASPSEIIFTSGATESNNLALKGLLHCDLAKNKKHIVTSKIEHKCILSICSYLEACGYEVTYLSPDSTGRISADTVKTALRDDTALVSIMHVNNELGTLNPISEIGELCFRNRTLFHTDAAQSFGKTEIDVDDMSIDLLSLSAHKIGGIKGIGAIYIRDARDIDVLPVIHGAGQELGIRGGTVATPLVVGLGEACKAFPIYYAEADFGQITAHLECELKGKNIRYTINGGTRLPHIVSLTLPEIDVITFLLAHREDFSLAQGSACSSKEIEASHVLKAIGLDREKAERTIRLSFDFNTTKHDISTLVSKLKAFIESA from the coding sequence ATGATTTATTTCGATTCAGCAGGCTCTTTTCCCGTACTTGATGAAGTGAAAGAGAAAGTCATTGGCGCGTTTAACTTGCATTACGCAAACCCATCTTCAGACCATGCTGCAGGAGCAATGGCGGCTAATGAGCTTGAAAGAGTGCGCGAAAAAATTGCTGAATCGATTGGCGCAAGCCCTAGCGAAATCATATTTACTAGCGGAGCCACTGAATCAAACAATTTAGCGTTAAAAGGCCTGTTACATTGCGATTTAGCTAAGAATAAAAAACACATTGTTACGAGTAAAATAGAACATAAATGTATTCTGAGTATATGTAGCTACTTAGAAGCTTGCGGCTACGAAGTAACATACTTATCGCCAGACTCTACGGGGCGAATTTCAGCAGATACAGTAAAAACCGCGTTGCGAGATGACACCGCACTCGTCAGTATTATGCATGTTAACAATGAACTCGGGACGCTAAACCCTATTAGTGAAATAGGTGAACTGTGCTTCCGAAACAGAACGTTGTTTCATACCGATGCAGCACAAAGCTTTGGCAAAACAGAAATCGATGTCGATGACATGAGTATTGATCTGCTATCTCTATCTGCTCATAAAATAGGTGGAATAAAAGGTATAGGGGCGATTTATATAAGAGATGCACGTGACATCGATGTTTTGCCCGTCATTCACGGTGCAGGGCAAGAACTGGGAATTAGAGGTGGAACCGTTGCAACTCCACTAGTGGTCGGCTTAGGAGAGGCCTGTAAAGCTTTCCCAATCTATTACGCTGAAGCAGATTTTGGCCAAATTACTGCGCATCTAGAGTGCGAATTAAAAGGCAAAAACATCAGATACACCATTAATGGCGGAACCAGACTTCCTCACATCGTTTCACTAACATTGCCGGAAATTGATGTGATTACCTTTTTACTGGCTCACAGAGAAGACTTCTCGTTAGCGCAGGGATCAGCATGTTCCTCAAAAGAGATAGAGGCTTCACATGTACTGAAAGCTATAGGGTTAGATAGAGAAAAAGCTGAGCGAACAATTCGACTCAGCTTCGACTTCAACACAACTAAACACGACATCAGCACTTTAGTTTCGAAACTAAAAGCTTTTATTGAAAGTGCCTAG
- a CDS encoding DNA phosphorothioation-associated putative methyltransferase: protein MDAALFKTLVDKLEVGKKLPDAIYIHDSTLPQLPDKLRNVILAIGKALKIPREHWNLIKLSRKQFSLSLLHYPTFEEESYPSLKQSVTVDLQKLSHKVTDYSNYDNPPILHRKETMVLPDHPQYEEFKQITEEGEQAGLYESSRHIGFKASWEALINAHGYELLDGRLFRNSALLLNKDDKKIERDKTAIVRHELSAPMKVLAKHGFLEGQYSIFDYGCGRGDDLRELEAHGLDVLGWDPNFLPDADKVNADLVNIGFVINVIEERNERMEAIQGAWALTDKLLVISAMLANESYLAKFTPYKDGIITSRNTFQKYFTQSELKMFIELSLDEAAIAVAPGVYFVFKDKYLEQDYLQNRHKRTRTWEQKSKPIDIKEANTQLLFTKHGELFEEYWKTCLLLGRAPAKDEFSKADELIELVGTMKKAFRLCLNFYGSDDFNIAQQMRTEDLLVYFAVGHFGQRKAYKYQPEQTKRDIKAFFDTNKNAQTLAKELLFQIADVEMIEAECLEAHKTLPKSVLAEEYGKPHSLTFHKQYLDLLSPLLRVYVSSALQLYGELEDIQLIKIHINSGKLTLLGYDNFEESNAPTLKERVKIKMADQDVDFFDYHLNEHSAPVLENKNEFV from the coding sequence GTGGACGCAGCTTTATTTAAAACATTAGTTGATAAATTGGAAGTAGGGAAAAAGCTCCCCGACGCCATTTACATTCATGACAGTACATTGCCGCAACTACCCGACAAACTACGAAATGTTATTCTGGCTATTGGCAAAGCGCTGAAAATCCCTCGGGAGCACTGGAACTTAATCAAGCTTTCTAGAAAGCAGTTTTCATTAAGCCTACTTCACTACCCTACCTTCGAAGAAGAGTCTTACCCCTCGTTAAAACAAAGCGTAACGGTTGACCTGCAAAAGCTTTCTCATAAAGTAACAGACTATTCTAACTACGATAACCCGCCTATTCTTCACCGCAAAGAAACCATGGTTTTACCCGACCATCCGCAATACGAAGAATTCAAGCAAATTACCGAAGAGGGTGAGCAAGCAGGCCTTTATGAAAGCTCGCGACATATTGGGTTTAAAGCGTCTTGGGAGGCTTTGATAAATGCGCATGGCTACGAACTTTTAGACGGGCGCTTGTTTCGAAACTCTGCATTACTACTTAATAAAGATGATAAAAAAATTGAGCGCGATAAAACCGCAATAGTACGCCACGAACTATCGGCCCCAATGAAGGTCTTAGCAAAGCACGGCTTTCTTGAAGGCCAATATTCCATATTTGATTACGGGTGCGGTAGAGGAGATGATCTTCGAGAACTTGAAGCGCATGGGCTAGATGTCCTTGGGTGGGATCCAAACTTTCTGCCAGATGCAGATAAAGTGAATGCTGACTTAGTTAACATCGGTTTTGTAATTAATGTAATTGAAGAAAGAAACGAGCGTATGGAAGCTATTCAAGGGGCATGGGCTCTTACTGATAAGCTTCTGGTGATATCAGCAATGCTAGCAAACGAAAGCTATCTGGCTAAATTCACGCCATATAAAGATGGCATTATCACTAGTCGAAATACCTTTCAAAAGTACTTCACTCAAAGCGAACTAAAAATGTTCATTGAGCTGAGCTTAGATGAGGCAGCCATTGCAGTAGCCCCTGGGGTATATTTCGTATTCAAAGATAAGTATCTAGAACAAGATTATCTTCAGAACCGACATAAGCGAACGCGAACTTGGGAACAGAAGTCTAAACCTATTGATATCAAAGAAGCCAATACACAGCTTTTATTTACCAAGCACGGCGAGCTTTTTGAAGAATACTGGAAAACGTGTTTGCTGTTAGGACGAGCACCCGCGAAGGACGAGTTTAGTAAAGCTGACGAGTTAATAGAACTAGTTGGCACCATGAAAAAAGCTTTTAGGCTGTGCCTAAACTTTTATGGCAGTGATGACTTTAATATTGCTCAACAAATGCGAACGGAAGACTTGCTAGTTTACTTCGCTGTAGGCCATTTTGGACAAAGAAAGGCATACAAATATCAACCAGAGCAAACGAAGCGTGACATAAAAGCCTTCTTCGATACTAACAAAAATGCCCAAACCCTAGCTAAAGAACTCCTTTTTCAAATAGCTGATGTCGAAATGATAGAAGCCGAATGCTTAGAAGCCCACAAAACCTTGCCTAAAAGTGTATTGGCAGAAGAGTACGGAAAACCACATTCCCTAACTTTTCATAAGCAATACTTAGACTTACTTTCCCCACTATTGAGAGTTTATGTAAGCTCAGCATTGCAGCTTTATGGTGAACTTGAAGACATACAGCTAATTAAAATCCACATAAATTCAGGTAAACTAACGCTACTCGGTTATGACAATTTTGAGGAAAGTAACGCTCCTACTTTGAAAGAGCGAGTTAAAATCAAAATGGCCGATCAAGATGTTGATTTCTTTGACTATCACTTAAATGAACATAGCGCTCCGGTGCTAGAAAATAAAAACGAATTCGTCTGA